A single Rhopalosiphum padi isolate XX-2018 chromosome 4, ASM2088224v1, whole genome shotgun sequence DNA region contains:
- the LOC132928406 gene encoding A disintegrin and metalloproteinase with thrombospondin motifs like isoform X1, with protein sequence MVILSTWSFISITAFASQIFANTLHEHMDVDGLRTLFHVEHHSEVPVYEVISLHSVVKRNADGAHKVRLKAFGEHHDLQLEPSDRLFTGDKLRAWTAHHNSTTDTVHYTELPNDEHIGVPYQDVDKRAAVVLHNDHEDGTILMEGTIGDHLVVKPVPAVYRRHVQSATPDDEMFLDQELRDGENEVSDQGFPLKSQKFVAHHKHVVYRRNPDTDRTAGDYALMEPDALPRSRRKRSITKREAPYAIYPEIMVIVDYDGYRLHGGDNVQIKRYFVSFWNGVDLRYRLLKGPKIRISIAGIIISRARDATPYLERNRVGRDAIDSAAALTDMGKYLFKERRLPVYDIAVAVTKLDMCRRQYPHDTCNRGTAGFAYVGGACVVNKRLEKVNSVAIIEDTGGFSGIIVAAHEVGHLLGAVHDGSPPPTYLGGPGAEKCRWEDGYIMSDLRHTEKGFRWSPCSVSSFHHFLNGDTATCLFNSPHEDESLPRMLPGKLLTLDAQCRKDRGTSACFKDDRVCAQLFCFDAGSGYCVAYRPAAEGSPCGDGQHCTNGKCITEHENIIPDFSQNTPAYLRRLGDEGEATQDWPQYLTPNITTQRSVWNDYWRTTQKTIATTTNTNNNLQPRTQNLYIPNPYQQPPQITTTSGDTHDARLPTYKQLLLQQQQQQQQQPQIKQLSLGNGDKNEDPLAALLKNKYYHSGPQELKTVDRPQSSSKSNGGGPYADECVDRAGAMDMLGAVSCYDYLSRYGMGHCSNPYIRENCCAAVKYVCNGGPSRQLQPLQQQFG encoded by the exons ATGGTAATACTATCGACATGGAGTTTCATCAGCATAACAGCGTTCGCATCGCAGATATTCGCCAACACg ttACACGAGCATATGGACGTGGACGGCCTGAGGACACTGTTTCACGTGGAACATCATTCGGAAG tGCCCGTCTACGAGGTGATAAGTCTGCATTCGGTCGTCAAACGGAATGCGGATGGCGCACACAAAGTTCGACTGAAGGCGTTCGGAGAACACCACGACTTGCAACTAGAGCCTTCCGATCGCCTTTTCACGGGCGACAAGTTGCGTGCCTGGACGGCACATCACAACTCCACCACAGACACAGTACACTACACCGAACTGCCAAACGAC GAACACATCGGCGTGCCGTATCAAGATGTCGATAAACGAGCAGCAGTCGTCTTACACAACGACCACGAGGACGGAACGATTCTTATG GAAGGTACCATTGGCGATCACTTGGTGGTGAAACCCGTGCCGGCCGTATACAGGAGACACGTACAGTCTGCCACCCCGGACGACGAGATGTTCTTGGACCAAGAGCTCCGAGACGGCGAAAACGAAGTGTCCGACCAAGGTTTCCCGCTGAAGTCGCAAAAGTTCGTGGCCCATCACAAACACGTAGTGTACAGGAGAAATCCCGATACCGATCGGACAGCGGGAGATTACG CGCTAATGGAACCAGACGCGTTGCCGAGGAGCAGGCGGAAAAGATCGATCACCAAGCGGGAAGCGCCGTACGCCATTTATCCCGAAATAATGGTCATCGTCGACTACGACGGTTACAG GTTGCACGGGGGAGACAATGTACAGATCAAACGTTACTTTGTGTCCTTCTGGAACGGCGTGGACCTCAGGTACAGACTACTCAAGGGCCCAAAAATACGTATAAGCATCGCGGGAATCATAATATCACGG GCGAGAGACGCCACGCCGTATTTGGAAAGAAATAGGGTCGGTAGAGACGCTATTGACTCGGCGGCTGCACTCACGGACATGGGTAAATACCTGTTCAAAGAACGAAGACTGCCCGTGTACGATATCGCCGTAGCCGTCACCAA ATTAGACATGTGCAGGCGACAATACCCACACGATACATGCAACAGGGGTACCGCAG GATTCGCGTACGTGGGCGGTGCTTGCGTAGTGAACAAACGTCTCGAGAAAGTCAACAGCGTCGCGATCATCGAGGACACCGGCGGCTTTTCGGGCATCATCGTAGCGGCGCACGAAGTCGGTCACCT GTTGGGTGCGGTGCACGACGGTTCGCCTCCGCCGACCTACCTGGGCGGACCGGGAGCGGAGAAATGTCGCTGGGAAGACGGATACATAATGAGCGATCTGCGGCACACGGAAAAAGGATTCCGGTGGTCGCCGTGCAGCGTGTCGTCTTTCCATCACTTCTTAAA CGGTGACACGGCCACGTGTCTGTTCAATTCACCGCACGAAGACGAGTCACTGCCCAGGATGTTACCGGGAAAACTATTGACTCTGGACGCCCAGTGCAGAAAAGACCGAGGGACCAGTGCCTGTTTC AAAGACGATCGGGTGTGCGCTCAGTTGTTCTGCTTTGACGCGGGTTCGGGCTACTGCGTGGCGTACAGGCCAGCGGCCGAAGGATCGCCTTGCGGAGATGGACAA CATTGCACCAACGGCAAGTGCATAACGGAACACGAGAACATAATACCAGATTTTTCGCAAAACACACCGGCTTACCTGCGCCGGTTGGGAGACGAAGGGGAAGCGACTCAAGACTGGCCGCAGTATTTGACTCCTAACATCACTACACAGAg GTCCGTGTGGAATGACTATTGGAGGACAACCCAAAAGACTATTGCCACCACCACCAATACTAATAACAACCTGCAACCCCGAACGCAAAACTTGTACATTCCAAACCCTTACCAACAACCTCCACAGATTACCACGACTAGCGGAGACACTCATGACGCGCGATTACCGACATACAAACAACTACtactacaacaacaacaacaacaacaacaacaaccacAAATTAAACAACTATCACTAGGTAACGGCGACAAAAACGAAGACCCTTTGGCCGCGTTgcttaaaaacaaatactacCATTCGGGGCCGCAAGAGTTGAAAACCGTCGATCGACCGCAGTCGTCGTCCAAGAGTAACGGCGGCGGACCGTACG CTGACGAGTGCGTGGACCGAGCCGGAGCCATGGACATGCTGGGAGCCGTGTCCTGTTACGACTACCTGTCTAGGTACGGCATGGGACA
- the LOC132928406 gene encoding A disintegrin and metalloproteinase with thrombospondin motifs like isoform X3 produces the protein MVILSTWSFISITAFASQIFANTLHEHMDVDGLRTLFHVEHHSEVPVYEVISLHSVVKRNADGAHKVRLKAFGEHHDLQLEPSDRLFTGDKLRAWTAHHNSTTDTVHYTELPNDEHIGVPYQDVDKRAAVVLHNDHEDGTILMEGTIGDHLVVKPVPAVYRRHVQSATPDDEMFLDQELRDGENEVSDQGFPLKSQKFVAHHKHVVYRRNPDTDRTAGDYALMEPDALPRSRRKRSITKREAPYAIYPEIMVIVDYDGYRLHGGDNVQIKRYFVSFWNGVDLRYRLLKGPKIRISIAGIIISRARDATPYLERNRVGRDAIDSAAALTDMGKYLFKERRLPVYDIAVAVTKLDMCRRQYPHDTCNRGTAGFAYVGGACVVNKRLEKVNSVAIIEDTGGFSGIIVAAHEVGHLLGAVHDGSPPPTYLGGPGAEKCRWEDGYIMSDLRHTEKGFRWSPCSVSSFHHFLNGDTATCLFNSPHEDESLPRMLPGKLLTLDAQCRKDRGTSACFKDDRVCAQLFCFDAGSGYCVAYRPAAEGSPCGDGQHCTNGKCITEHENIIPDFSQNTPAYLRRLGDEGEATQDWPQYLTPNITTQS, from the exons ATGGTAATACTATCGACATGGAGTTTCATCAGCATAACAGCGTTCGCATCGCAGATATTCGCCAACACg ttACACGAGCATATGGACGTGGACGGCCTGAGGACACTGTTTCACGTGGAACATCATTCGGAAG tGCCCGTCTACGAGGTGATAAGTCTGCATTCGGTCGTCAAACGGAATGCGGATGGCGCACACAAAGTTCGACTGAAGGCGTTCGGAGAACACCACGACTTGCAACTAGAGCCTTCCGATCGCCTTTTCACGGGCGACAAGTTGCGTGCCTGGACGGCACATCACAACTCCACCACAGACACAGTACACTACACCGAACTGCCAAACGAC GAACACATCGGCGTGCCGTATCAAGATGTCGATAAACGAGCAGCAGTCGTCTTACACAACGACCACGAGGACGGAACGATTCTTATG GAAGGTACCATTGGCGATCACTTGGTGGTGAAACCCGTGCCGGCCGTATACAGGAGACACGTACAGTCTGCCACCCCGGACGACGAGATGTTCTTGGACCAAGAGCTCCGAGACGGCGAAAACGAAGTGTCCGACCAAGGTTTCCCGCTGAAGTCGCAAAAGTTCGTGGCCCATCACAAACACGTAGTGTACAGGAGAAATCCCGATACCGATCGGACAGCGGGAGATTACG CGCTAATGGAACCAGACGCGTTGCCGAGGAGCAGGCGGAAAAGATCGATCACCAAGCGGGAAGCGCCGTACGCCATTTATCCCGAAATAATGGTCATCGTCGACTACGACGGTTACAG GTTGCACGGGGGAGACAATGTACAGATCAAACGTTACTTTGTGTCCTTCTGGAACGGCGTGGACCTCAGGTACAGACTACTCAAGGGCCCAAAAATACGTATAAGCATCGCGGGAATCATAATATCACGG GCGAGAGACGCCACGCCGTATTTGGAAAGAAATAGGGTCGGTAGAGACGCTATTGACTCGGCGGCTGCACTCACGGACATGGGTAAATACCTGTTCAAAGAACGAAGACTGCCCGTGTACGATATCGCCGTAGCCGTCACCAA ATTAGACATGTGCAGGCGACAATACCCACACGATACATGCAACAGGGGTACCGCAG GATTCGCGTACGTGGGCGGTGCTTGCGTAGTGAACAAACGTCTCGAGAAAGTCAACAGCGTCGCGATCATCGAGGACACCGGCGGCTTTTCGGGCATCATCGTAGCGGCGCACGAAGTCGGTCACCT GTTGGGTGCGGTGCACGACGGTTCGCCTCCGCCGACCTACCTGGGCGGACCGGGAGCGGAGAAATGTCGCTGGGAAGACGGATACATAATGAGCGATCTGCGGCACACGGAAAAAGGATTCCGGTGGTCGCCGTGCAGCGTGTCGTCTTTCCATCACTTCTTAAA CGGTGACACGGCCACGTGTCTGTTCAATTCACCGCACGAAGACGAGTCACTGCCCAGGATGTTACCGGGAAAACTATTGACTCTGGACGCCCAGTGCAGAAAAGACCGAGGGACCAGTGCCTGTTTC AAAGACGATCGGGTGTGCGCTCAGTTGTTCTGCTTTGACGCGGGTTCGGGCTACTGCGTGGCGTACAGGCCAGCGGCCGAAGGATCGCCTTGCGGAGATGGACAA CATTGCACCAACGGCAAGTGCATAACGGAACACGAGAACATAATACCAGATTTTTCGCAAAACACACCGGCTTACCTGCGCCGGTTGGGAGACGAAGGGGAAGCGACTCAAGACTGGCCGCAGTATTTGACTCCTAACATCACTACACAGAg CTGA
- the LOC132928410 gene encoding homologous-pairing protein 2 homolog isoform X1 produces MGSDKKNVYDFMATANRPFSSNDVFSNLQRQGIGKSAVEKALDQLVKENKIFMKLNGKQKIYCVVQPDSTAEDQKEIQLIDEELVKTTEALREVERKYKQSEIEVKTLQGTYSTEEAKRKVSEMEKIVSELKSKLDKMSKTSGNAVSSKDKEKVKKEYETVSKEYRKRKRMCTDILDSILENCPKPKKALFEEIGIETDESVGMPKL; encoded by the coding sequence ATGGGATCAGACAAGAAGAACGTTTACGATTTCATGGCCACGGCCAACAGGCCGTTCAGCAGCAACGACGTGTTTTCAAATTTACAGCGGCAGGGTATCGGAAAGTCGGCCGTGGAAAAAGCGCTCGATCAGTTGGTGAAGGAAAATAAGATCTTCATGAAGTTGAACGGCAAGCAGAAGATTTACTGTGTAGTGCAACCGGATTCGACGGCAGAAGACCAAAAGGAAATCCAGTTAATCGACGAGGAATTGGTAAAAACTACCGAGGCACTGCGCGAAGTCGAGCGCAAGTATAAACAATCCGAAATCGAAGTGAAAACGCTACAGGGTACCTATAGTACCGAGGAAGCGAAACGCAAGGTGTCCGAAATGGAAAAAATCGTATCGGAACTAAAATCGAAATTGGACAAAATGTCCAAAACAAGTGGCAACGCGGTGTCGTCGAAGGATAAAGAAAAAGTGAAAAAGGAATACGAAACGGTTAGTAAAGAGTATAGAAAACGCAAGCGTATGTGTACAGACATACTGGACTCGATCTTGGAGAACTGTCCGAAACCGAAAAAAGCTCTCTTCGAAGAAATCGGAATCGAAACCGACGAAAGCGTCGGCATGCCAAAACTGTGA
- the LOC132928406 gene encoding A disintegrin and metalloproteinase with thrombospondin motifs like isoform X2 has translation MVILSTWSFISITAFASQIFANTLHEHMDVDGLRTLFHVEHHSEVPVYEVISLHSVVKRNADGAHKVRLKAFGEHHDLQLEPSDRLFTGDKLRAWTAHHNSTTDTVHYTELPNDEHIGVPYQDVDKRAAVVLHNDHEDGTILMEGTIGDHLVVKPVPAVYRRHVQSATPDDEMFLDQELRDGENEVSDQGFPLKSQKFVAHHKHVVYRRNPDTDRTAGDYALMEPDALPRSRRKRSITKREAPYAIYPEIMVIVDYDGYRLHGGDNVQIKRYFVSFWNGVDLRYRLLKGPKIRISIAGIIISRARDATPYLERNRVGRDAIDSAAALTDMGKYLFKERRLPVYDIAVAVTKYDMCRRRKGGRCTKGTAGFAYVGGACVVNKRLEKVNSVAIIEDTGGFSGIIVAAHEVGHLLGAVHDGSPPPTYLGGPGAEKCRWEDGYIMSDLRHTEKGFRWSPCSVSSFHHFLNGDTATCLFNSPHEDESLPRMLPGKLLTLDAQCRKDRGTSACFKDDRVCAQLFCFDAGSGYCVAYRPAAEGSPCGDGQHCTNGKCITEHENIIPDFSQNTPAYLRRLGDEGEATQDWPQYLTPNITTQRSVWNDYWRTTQKTIATTTNTNNNLQPRTQNLYIPNPYQQPPQITTTSGDTHDARLPTYKQLLLQQQQQQQQQPQIKQLSLGNGDKNEDPLAALLKNKYYHSGPQELKTVDRPQSSSKSNGGGPYADECVDRAGAMDMLGAVSCYDYLSRYGMGHCSNPYIRENCCAAVKYVCNGGPSRQLQPLQQQFG, from the exons ATGGTAATACTATCGACATGGAGTTTCATCAGCATAACAGCGTTCGCATCGCAGATATTCGCCAACACg ttACACGAGCATATGGACGTGGACGGCCTGAGGACACTGTTTCACGTGGAACATCATTCGGAAG tGCCCGTCTACGAGGTGATAAGTCTGCATTCGGTCGTCAAACGGAATGCGGATGGCGCACACAAAGTTCGACTGAAGGCGTTCGGAGAACACCACGACTTGCAACTAGAGCCTTCCGATCGCCTTTTCACGGGCGACAAGTTGCGTGCCTGGACGGCACATCACAACTCCACCACAGACACAGTACACTACACCGAACTGCCAAACGAC GAACACATCGGCGTGCCGTATCAAGATGTCGATAAACGAGCAGCAGTCGTCTTACACAACGACCACGAGGACGGAACGATTCTTATG GAAGGTACCATTGGCGATCACTTGGTGGTGAAACCCGTGCCGGCCGTATACAGGAGACACGTACAGTCTGCCACCCCGGACGACGAGATGTTCTTGGACCAAGAGCTCCGAGACGGCGAAAACGAAGTGTCCGACCAAGGTTTCCCGCTGAAGTCGCAAAAGTTCGTGGCCCATCACAAACACGTAGTGTACAGGAGAAATCCCGATACCGATCGGACAGCGGGAGATTACG CGCTAATGGAACCAGACGCGTTGCCGAGGAGCAGGCGGAAAAGATCGATCACCAAGCGGGAAGCGCCGTACGCCATTTATCCCGAAATAATGGTCATCGTCGACTACGACGGTTACAG GTTGCACGGGGGAGACAATGTACAGATCAAACGTTACTTTGTGTCCTTCTGGAACGGCGTGGACCTCAGGTACAGACTACTCAAGGGCCCAAAAATACGTATAAGCATCGCGGGAATCATAATATCACGG GCGAGAGACGCCACGCCGTATTTGGAAAGAAATAGGGTCGGTAGAGACGCTATTGACTCGGCGGCTGCACTCACGGACATGGGTAAATACCTGTTCAAAGAACGAAGACTGCCCGTGTACGATATCGCCGTAGCCGTCACCAA GTACGACATGTGCAGACGTCGAAAAGGAGGCCGTTGCACAAAAGGAACGGCTG GATTCGCGTACGTGGGCGGTGCTTGCGTAGTGAACAAACGTCTCGAGAAAGTCAACAGCGTCGCGATCATCGAGGACACCGGCGGCTTTTCGGGCATCATCGTAGCGGCGCACGAAGTCGGTCACCT GTTGGGTGCGGTGCACGACGGTTCGCCTCCGCCGACCTACCTGGGCGGACCGGGAGCGGAGAAATGTCGCTGGGAAGACGGATACATAATGAGCGATCTGCGGCACACGGAAAAAGGATTCCGGTGGTCGCCGTGCAGCGTGTCGTCTTTCCATCACTTCTTAAA CGGTGACACGGCCACGTGTCTGTTCAATTCACCGCACGAAGACGAGTCACTGCCCAGGATGTTACCGGGAAAACTATTGACTCTGGACGCCCAGTGCAGAAAAGACCGAGGGACCAGTGCCTGTTTC AAAGACGATCGGGTGTGCGCTCAGTTGTTCTGCTTTGACGCGGGTTCGGGCTACTGCGTGGCGTACAGGCCAGCGGCCGAAGGATCGCCTTGCGGAGATGGACAA CATTGCACCAACGGCAAGTGCATAACGGAACACGAGAACATAATACCAGATTTTTCGCAAAACACACCGGCTTACCTGCGCCGGTTGGGAGACGAAGGGGAAGCGACTCAAGACTGGCCGCAGTATTTGACTCCTAACATCACTACACAGAg GTCCGTGTGGAATGACTATTGGAGGACAACCCAAAAGACTATTGCCACCACCACCAATACTAATAACAACCTGCAACCCCGAACGCAAAACTTGTACATTCCAAACCCTTACCAACAACCTCCACAGATTACCACGACTAGCGGAGACACTCATGACGCGCGATTACCGACATACAAACAACTACtactacaacaacaacaacaacaacaacaacaaccacAAATTAAACAACTATCACTAGGTAACGGCGACAAAAACGAAGACCCTTTGGCCGCGTTgcttaaaaacaaatactacCATTCGGGGCCGCAAGAGTTGAAAACCGTCGATCGACCGCAGTCGTCGTCCAAGAGTAACGGCGGCGGACCGTACG CTGACGAGTGCGTGGACCGAGCCGGAGCCATGGACATGCTGGGAGCCGTGTCCTGTTACGACTACCTGTCTAGGTACGGCATGGGACA